One Methylobacterium sp. 77 DNA window includes the following coding sequences:
- the leuB gene encoding 3-isopropylmalate dehydrogenase — MNAYKLLLLPGDGIGPEVMAQVKTVIGVLAETGIATFETETDLVGGSSIDAHGVPLTDAALARADAADAILLGAVGGPKWSDVAYEIRPEAGLLRLRKDLGLFANLRPAICYPALADASALKRELVEGLDIMIVRELTGGVYFGEPKEITTLPDGTKRAVDTQVYTTGEIERIAHVAFDLARKRSGRVASAEKHNVMKSGVLWKEVVTKVHAEHYTDVELEHVLADNCAMQLVRRPKQFDVLVTDNLFGDVLSDVAAMLTGSLGMLPSASLGAVDAKGSRKALYEPVHGSAPDIAGQDLANPLAMIGSLAMALRYSFGLGEAADLLDGAITDALAAGARTRDIAGEGASLLGTVGMGEAVVAALKSRVR; from the coding sequence ATGAATGCCTACAAGCTCCTCCTCCTTCCCGGCGACGGCATCGGCCCGGAGGTGATGGCCCAGGTGAAGACCGTGATCGGCGTGCTCGCCGAGACCGGTATCGCCACTTTCGAGACCGAGACCGACCTCGTCGGCGGGTCGTCCATCGACGCCCATGGCGTGCCGCTTACCGACGCGGCTCTGGCGCGGGCGGATGCCGCGGACGCGATCCTGCTGGGCGCGGTCGGCGGCCCGAAATGGTCCGATGTCGCCTACGAGATCCGGCCGGAGGCGGGGCTGCTTCGTCTTCGCAAGGATCTCGGCCTGTTCGCCAACCTGCGCCCGGCGATCTGCTACCCGGCGCTGGCCGACGCCTCCGCGCTCAAGCGCGAGCTGGTGGAGGGGCTCGACATCATGATCGTGCGCGAACTCACCGGCGGCGTCTATTTCGGTGAGCCGAAGGAGATCACCACCCTACCCGACGGGACGAAGCGCGCGGTGGACACGCAGGTCTACACCACGGGCGAGATCGAGCGCATCGCCCATGTCGCCTTCGACCTGGCGCGCAAGCGCTCGGGCCGCGTCGCCTCGGCCGAGAAGCACAACGTGATGAAGTCCGGTGTCCTGTGGAAGGAGGTCGTGACCAAGGTCCATGCCGAGCATTACACCGATGTCGAGCTCGAGCACGTGCTCGCCGACAATTGCGCCATGCAGCTGGTGCGCCGCCCGAAGCAATTCGACGTGCTCGTCACCGACAACCTGTTCGGCGACGTGCTGTCTGACGTCGCGGCGATGCTGACCGGGTCGCTCGGCATGTTGCCCTCGGCCTCACTCGGCGCGGTGGACGCGAAGGGCAGCCGAAAGGCGCTGTACGAGCCCGTTCACGGCTCGGCACCCGACATCGCCGGCCAGGATCTCGCCAACCCGCTCGCGATGATCGGCTCGCTCGCCATGGCCCTGCGCTACTCGTTCGGCCTCGGCGAGGCGGCGGACCTCCTCGACGGCGCCATCACCGATGCCCTGGCGGCCGGCGCCCGCACCAGGGATATCGCCGGAGAGGGTGCAAGCCTGCTTGGAACGGTCGGGATGGGCGAGGCCGTGGTTGCCGCCCTCAAGTCGCGGGTTCGGTAG
- a CDS encoding aspartate-semialdehyde dehydrogenase — translation MGYKVAVVGATGNVGREMLDILSERAFPADEVVAIASRRSAGQEVSFGDKILKVKALDTYDFSDTDICLMSAGGEISKEWSPRIGQSGCVVIDNSSAFRYHADVPLIVPEVNPEAIDGFSKMNIIANPNCSTAQLVVALKPLHDVAKITRVVVATYQSVSGAGKEAMDELFQQTRSVFTAGQMTMEKFPKRIAFNVIPQIDVFLDDGSTKEEWKMVAETKKMLDPKIKLTATCVRVPVFIGHAEAVNVEFENPISPEEATAILRSAPGILVVDKREPGGYMTPHEAAGEDATYISRIRADSTVDNGLSFWCVADNLRKGAALNTVQIAEMLINRKLLKGRAAAA, via the coding sequence ATGGGTTACAAGGTCGCCGTCGTCGGTGCGACGGGCAATGTCGGACGCGAGATGCTGGACATCCTGTCGGAGCGGGCTTTTCCCGCCGACGAGGTCGTGGCTATCGCGTCGCGCCGCAGCGCCGGACAGGAAGTCTCCTTCGGCGACAAGATCCTGAAGGTGAAGGCGCTCGACACCTACGATTTCTCCGATACGGACATCTGCCTGATGTCCGCCGGCGGAGAGATCTCGAAGGAATGGTCGCCGCGCATCGGCCAGTCCGGCTGCGTCGTCATCGATAACTCGTCGGCCTTCCGCTACCACGCCGACGTGCCGCTGATCGTGCCGGAAGTGAATCCGGAGGCGATCGATGGCTTCTCGAAGATGAACATCATCGCCAACCCGAACTGCTCCACGGCGCAGCTCGTCGTCGCGCTGAAGCCCCTGCACGACGTCGCCAAGATCACCCGCGTGGTCGTGGCGACCTACCAGTCGGTCTCGGGCGCCGGCAAGGAGGCCATGGACGAGCTGTTCCAGCAGACCCGTTCCGTCTTCACCGCCGGTCAGATGACGATGGAGAAGTTCCCCAAGCGCATCGCCTTCAACGTCATCCCGCAGATCGACGTGTTCCTCGACGACGGCTCCACCAAGGAAGAGTGGAAGATGGTCGCCGAGACCAAGAAGATGCTGGATCCCAAGATCAAGCTGACGGCGACTTGCGTGCGCGTGCCGGTGTTCATCGGCCATGCCGAGGCGGTCAATGTCGAATTCGAGAACCCGATCTCGCCGGAGGAGGCCACGGCCATCCTGCGCTCGGCACCGGGCATCCTCGTGGTCGATAAGCGCGAGCCCGGCGGCTACATGACCCCGCACGAGGCGGCCGGCGAGGACGCGACCTACATCTCGCGTATCCGCGCAGATTCGACGGTCGATAACGGCCTGTCGTTCTGGTGCGTCGCCGATAACCTGCGCAAGGGCGCGGCTCTCAACACGGTTCAGATTGCCGAGATGCTGATCAACCGGAAGCTGCTGAAGGGCCGCGCCGCCGCAGCCTGA
- a CDS encoding GSCFA domain-containing protein: MATIEGVRDGAVITTCGSYFRGTAPQWYPTDESLQTPDVVGDYLARGWMPKTGFVTKDTPIVAFGSCFASNVSNYLSKRGYSVISHGESAAYVTKMGDGMVHTHAILQQFRWAWTNEQPEVALWHGYKAERFGYDEEARLATKALFDRADLFIITLGLSEVWYDEVTGEVFWRAPPREVFDPSRHKFRLSRSDETKRNLAEIWALIRRFRPNAKVVLTISPIPLTATFRDVGCISANAVSKAILRGAVDEFYEDAEGKGSTLFYFPSYDMVMYGFDNQWTADRRHVYGHVLDFNMKVFEHYYCIPGLSKARLHASYRKARLLDLSIGRNGHAAVAKADPEVLAAQLAERRRLVARRRRSPRYIAALLMNRFRRRFKF; the protein is encoded by the coding sequence ATGGCGACCATCGAGGGTGTGCGGGACGGTGCGGTCATCACCACCTGCGGGTCCTATTTTCGCGGGACGGCGCCGCAATGGTACCCGACCGACGAATCCCTGCAGACGCCCGACGTGGTCGGAGACTATCTCGCCAGGGGCTGGATGCCGAAAACCGGATTCGTGACCAAAGACACGCCGATCGTCGCGTTCGGGTCGTGTTTCGCATCGAATGTCAGCAACTACCTTTCCAAACGCGGTTATTCCGTCATTTCCCATGGCGAAAGCGCGGCCTACGTGACAAAAATGGGCGATGGCATGGTCCATACCCATGCCATCCTTCAGCAGTTCCGCTGGGCCTGGACCAACGAGCAGCCCGAGGTCGCCCTCTGGCACGGCTACAAGGCCGAGCGCTTCGGCTACGACGAGGAGGCGCGCCTAGCGACTAAGGCTCTGTTCGACCGGGCGGACCTGTTCATCATCACCCTCGGCCTCAGCGAGGTCTGGTACGACGAGGTGACGGGAGAGGTGTTCTGGCGCGCGCCTCCGCGAGAAGTCTTCGATCCCTCGCGCCACAAGTTCCGGCTCTCGCGCTCCGACGAGACCAAGCGCAATCTGGCGGAGATCTGGGCTCTCATTCGGAGGTTTCGGCCCAATGCCAAGGTCGTCCTGACGATCTCGCCGATTCCGCTCACCGCGACCTTCCGCGACGTCGGCTGCATCTCGGCGAATGCCGTGTCGAAAGCGATCCTGCGCGGCGCCGTGGACGAGTTCTACGAGGACGCGGAGGGCAAGGGCAGCACGCTGTTCTATTTTCCGAGCTACGACATGGTGATGTACGGGTTCGACAACCAATGGACTGCCGATCGGCGCCATGTCTATGGCCATGTGCTCGACTTCAACATGAAGGTCTTCGAGCATTATTACTGCATACCGGGGCTGTCGAAAGCGCGCCTCCACGCGTCCTACCGCAAGGCGCGGCTGCTCGACCTGTCGATCGGGCGCAATGGTCACGCGGCGGTTGCCAAGGCCGATCCCGAGGTCCTCGCCGCGCAATTGGCCGAGCGCCGCCGTCTCGTCGCACGCCGTCGGCGATCGCCGCGATACATCGCGGCCCTGCTGATGAACAGGTTCAGACGTCGGTTCAAATTCTGA